One segment of Flagellimonas marinaquae DNA contains the following:
- a CDS encoding addiction module protein, with protein sequence MDIQDIKKMPVAKRILIAQDIWDSIEDKDSIELSDETKAELDNRIDYHKSGKAKYYSLEESRERNAKLRNDL encoded by the coding sequence ATGGATATTCAGGACATTAAAAAAATGCCAGTGGCCAAGCGTATTTTGATCGCTCAGGACATTTGGGACTCTATCGAGGACAAAGATTCCATTGAGTTGAGCGATGAAACCAAAGCGGAACTTGATAACCGAATCGATTACCACAAGAGCGGTAAGGCCAAATATTATTCCCTGGAGGAATCGAGGGAACGAAACGCCAAGTTGAGGAATGACCTATAG
- a CDS encoding ParA family protein, with product MKVISVINKKGGCTKTTTCIHMAAYLAKRGNKILLIDFEAQRNLSIGYGIPEDYPYTVFDMLNGKAGLRLKNKKRNLYILAGSDMIDTEVYPLDILKKRLEVLEKMFKKEHDITFDYAIIDCSPSDLKNKYAKGKLQPKLNQIALYASDAFIVPLVHEKYAVDGLANFMYDAAAFKKEFNPSLKVGGVFFNIVEENTRRFKKYYLEVQDSVPDDYFLKTFVRKDVQIADATDEGESIFEVAPKSRSAKDYSKLCREILNKIN from the coding sequence GTGAAAGTTATATCCGTCATCAACAAAAAAGGAGGGTGCACCAAAACGACAACGTGCATCCACATGGCCGCGTACCTGGCCAAAAGGGGAAACAAGATTTTGCTCATTGACTTTGAGGCACAGCGTAATCTTTCTATCGGGTACGGAATCCCGGAGGATTACCCCTATACGGTTTTCGACATGTTGAATGGCAAAGCCGGTCTAAGGCTAAAGAACAAAAAAAGGAATCTGTACATCCTTGCAGGTTCCGATATGATCGATACCGAGGTGTACCCATTGGACATACTTAAGAAACGATTGGAGGTACTTGAGAAAATGTTCAAAAAGGAACATGATATCACTTTTGATTATGCCATAATCGATTGCTCCCCATCCGACCTTAAGAACAAGTATGCCAAAGGTAAGTTGCAGCCCAAGCTGAACCAGATTGCCCTTTATGCATCCGATGCCTTTATCGTTCCCTTGGTTCACGAAAAGTATGCCGTTGATGGTCTTGCCAACTTTATGTATGATGCGGCCGCATTTAAAAAGGAGTTCAACCCTTCCCTTAAGGTGGGCGGGGTTTTCTTCAACATCGTGGAAGAGAACACCAGACGGTTCAAAAAATACTATCTAGAGGTTCAGGATTCCGTTCCCGATGATTATTTTTTAAAAACATTTGTGCGCAAGGATGTACAAATAGCGGATGCAACGGACGAGGGGGAGAGTATTTTTGAGGTGGCCCCAAAATCAAGATCGGCCAAGGATTACAGTAAATTGTGTAGGGAAATATTGAACAAAATAAATTGA
- a CDS encoding type II toxin-antitoxin system RelE/ParE family toxin, whose protein sequence is MTYRFQILEAADHDIAEAILQYEKVRKGLSVDFELCLEEGYADILNTPLGYQVRYREVRIKFIRRFPYGIHYMVEDDMITVISVFHQSRSPRKWFKRLGEK, encoded by the coding sequence ATGACCTATAGATTCCAGATCCTTGAAGCCGCCGATCATGATATTGCCGAGGCCATTCTTCAATATGAGAAAGTCCGCAAGGGCCTATCGGTCGATTTTGAACTTTGCCTGGAGGAAGGATATGCCGATATATTGAACACGCCCCTTGGTTATCAGGTAAGGTACAGGGAGGTCAGGATAAAGTTTATCAGGCGTTTTCCCTATGGGATCCACTATATGGTCGAGGATGATATGATAACGGTAATCTCCGTTTTCCATCAATCCAGAAGCCCAAGGAAATGGTTTAAAAGATTAGGGGAAAAATAA